Sequence from the Bacillus thuringiensis genome:
CTTACGAATCAGCGAATCCTACTGAAATTGTTGGGGTAACATTCATTGCACAAGTGCTTTCTATGATTGGAGCAATTTGGATTGACCGCTATTTTTACCGAAGAAGGAGTAGGAAGGGGCGGAAAAAATGAGTATTGTAAATACGATATCACTATGGGTAATTCCTTGTGTAATTGGTTTTATCCTTCTATATGGCACGATAAAGAAGGTTCCGACCTATGAATCTTTCGTTGAGGGAGGAAAGGAAGGGATTCAAATTGCGATCTCTATTTTACCGTTTATGGTTGGAATGCTCGTATCTATTTCCATATTTCGAGCTTCAGGTGCATTAGATGCAATGATATCAGTAATGAAGCCGATGTTAGATTTAATTCATGTTCCAGCAGAAATTGTTCCACTAGCACTTATACGCCCTATTTCAGGCTCTGCTGGTTTAAGTATAACGACCGATTTAATTGCCACATATGGGCCAGACTCGTTTATTGGAAGATTGGCTTCTACGATGCAAGGGAGTACAGATACGACTTTTTATATTTTAACAGTATACTTCGGAGCTGTTGGAATTAGAAAAATGGGAGATGCATTAAAAGTAGGACTTTTTGCCGATTTGATCGGAATTATTTGTTCAATTGTGTTTGTTTCTTTAATGTTTAAGTAATACTATTCATTTTTTATGCTATTTCGCTTATAATATGTATACGACCACTATTAAGGTGCTGCTTAATAGTGGTTTTTTTATGTGGTATTTTTGACAAAATGATGAACTTTTATTGTGAGCAATATGAAAAAATGGACAATAATAAAAGGTAAAAACATGATTTGACCTTTATATGTTTATTATCATCGCTATGTTGTTTAAGTAAGATGAAGCGAACAGCCGTCAAGCGTATGCGGTTGCCAAGTCTTTCTAATGTAAGGTAAGATAAATTCGAGGTGAAAAAAAGAAATGGAACGATTACAAAAAGTGATTGCACAAGCAGGTATTGCATCGAGAAGAAAGGCTGAGGAATTAATCCAGCAAGGAAAAGTGAA
This genomic interval carries:
- the spmB gene encoding spore maturation protein SpmB yields the protein MSIVNTISLWVIPCVIGFILLYGTIKKVPTYESFVEGGKEGIQIAISILPFMVGMLVSISIFRASGALDAMISVMKPMLDLIHVPAEIVPLALIRPISGSAGLSITTDLIATYGPDSFIGRLASTMQGSTDTTFYILTVYFGAVGIRKMGDALKVGLFADLIGIICSIVFVSLMFK